A region from the Mustela erminea isolate mMusErm1 chromosome 2, mMusErm1.Pri, whole genome shotgun sequence genome encodes:
- the EXOSC9 gene encoding exosome complex component RRP45 produces the protein MKETPLSNCERRFLLRAIEEKKRLDGRQTYDYRNIKISFGTDYGCCIVELGKTRVLGQVSCELVSPKLNRATEGILFFNLELSQMAAPAFEPGRQSDLLVKLNRLLERCLRNSKCIDTESLCVVAGEKVWQIRVDLHLLNHDGNIIDAASIAAIVALCHFRRPDVSVQGDEVTLYTPEERDPVPLSIHHMPICVSFAFFQQGTYLLVDPNEREERVMDGLLVIAMNKHREICTIQSSGGIMLLKDQVLRCSKIAGVKVLEITELIQKALENDRKVRKEGGKYGFAESIASQRITAFKMEKAPIDTSDVEEKAEEIIAEAEPPLEVVSNPVLWTPGTAQIGEGVENSWGDLEDSEKEEEDEDGTDEAVILDSIKMDIGVEVSNIGSQDAPIVLSDSEEEEMIILEPDKNPKKIRTQTTSAKQEAPSKKPVRKRKKKRAAN, from the exons ATGAAGGAGACACCACTCTCAAACTGCGAGCGCCGTTTCCTACTCCGCGCCATCGAAGAGAAAAAG CGGCTGGATGGCAGACAAACCTATGATTATAGGAACATCAAGATCTCATTTGGGACAGATTATGGGTGCTGTATTGTGGAACTTGGGAAAACAAG AGTTCTTGGACAGGTTTCCTGTGAACTTGTTTCTCCAAAGCTCAATAGGGCAACagaaggtattcttttttttaaccttgaacTATCTCAGATGGCCGCCCCAGCTTTTGAACCTGGCAG GCAGTCAGATCTCTTGGTGAAGTTGAATCGACTCTTGGAAAGATGTCTAAGAAATTCGAAGTGTATAGACACTGAATCTCTCTGTGTTGTTGCTGGTGAAAAG GTTTGGCAGATACGTGTGGACCTACATTTATTAAATCATGATGGGAATATTATTGATGCTGCCAGCATTGCTGCAATTGTAGCCTTGTGTCACTTCCGAAGACCGGATGTCTCTGTCCAAGGAGATGAAGTAACGCTG taTACACCTGAAGAGCGAGATCCTGTACCGTTAAGCATCCACCACATGCCGATTTGTGTCAGTTTTGCCTTCTTCCAGCAAGG tACATATTTATTGGTGGATCCCAATGAACGGGAAGAACGTGTAATGGATGGCCTGCTGGTGATTGCCATGAACAAGCATCGAGAGATTTGTACTATCCAGTCCAGTGGTGGGATAATGCTGCTGAAAGATCAA GTTTTGAGATGTAGTAAAATAGCTGGTGTGAAAGTACTGGAAATTACAGAGCTAATACAGAAGGCTTTGGAGAATGACCGGAAAGTAAG GAAAGAAGGTGGAAAATACGGCTTTGCAGAGTCTATAGCAAGTCAAAGAATCACagcatttaaaatggaaaaggccCCTATTGATACCTCTGATgtagaagagaaagcagaagaaattatTGCTGAAGCTGAACCTCCTTTAGAAGT TGTTTCTAATCCTGTGCTTTGGACTCCTGGAACTGCCCAAATTGGAGAGGGAGTAGAGAACTCTTGGGGTGATCTTGAAGActctgagaaggaagaggaagatgaagatgGCACTGATGAAGCAGTCATTCTTGATAGTATAAAAATGGACATTGGAGTAGAAGTCTCCAATATTGGAAGTCAAG atgcCCCTATAGTACTCTCAGacagtgaagaagaagaaatgatcaTTTTAGAACCAGACAAGAACCCAAAGAAAATAAG aACACAGACCACCAGTGCAAAACAAGAAGCACCAAGTAAAAAgccagtgagaaaaagaaaaaagaagagagctgCTAATTGA